In a genomic window of Salvelinus fontinalis isolate EN_2023a chromosome 7, ASM2944872v1, whole genome shotgun sequence:
- the LOC129859303 gene encoding uncharacterized protein LOC129859303 isoform X1 — translation METPESDQFKPTQEMQCPSIVGRRSVEMKSVTKEFFCLTGETDQGRVSVSTRGASMRSSHTPGHCQGSESVLRRTVTLDYNDGDDYDDTVGIAEHTTKPEVTEGMSVPETQTRMKDQAKILLPLKPFSEGYEAAFLRDRMRRLCRRSEPPFSLFSPTESLQDILYRKTKHVFDYTVTDMKDKKPDVSRWGSNLSQCVRPAPFPVRKGFNVSTSRNSQRREQSIYQMTVIRKDHVGRPLLMLKGNASLTNIDGSNNTDSFAYSSRLTKGKPSTSSQPGSDIRIPPVVTRKHSAIIREERKMHYYKDLCQQVEEKRQQKVRERRRITTAEQTHNETMQFCTWGMPGSGAPNYHLDSVRRNKFSCTGMIPQEQLRCKGFSGIPFHLHVK, via the exons ATGGAGACTCCGGAAAGTGACCAGTTCAAACCTACTCAGGAAATGCAGTGTCCATCAATTGTG GGCAGGCGAAGTGTGGAGATGAAAAGTGTCACGAAGGAGTTCTTCTGTCTCACTGGTGAGACGGACCAAGGGAGGGTGAGTGTGTCAACACGTGGAGCCAGTATGAGGAGCAGCCACACTCCTGGACACTGCCAAGGGAGTGAATCTGTGCTGCGCAG GACTGTGACCTTGGATTATAATGATGGTGATGACTATGATGATACAGTGGGAATCGCTGAACATACAACAAAACCAGAAGTCACAGAAG GGATGAGTGTACCAGAAACACAGACAAGGATGAAAGATCAGGCCAAGATACTG TTACCACTAAAGCCTTTCAGTGAGGGATATGAGGCTGCATTCCTCAGGGACAGAA TGCGAAGGCTCTGCAGAAGATCAGAACCTCCTTTCTCGCTGTTCTCCCCTACGGAAAGCCTGCAGGACATACTGTACAGGAAAACCAAGCATGTGTTTGACTACACAGTCACGGACATGAAAGACAAAAAGCCTG ATGTTTCAAGGTGGGGTTCCAATCTAAGCCAATGTGTTAGACCAGCCCCCTTCCCAGTACGGAAgggcttcaatgtatccacatctAGGAACAGCCAG AGAAGGGAACAATCAATTTATCAGATGACGGTGATCAGAAAAGATCATG TCGGTAGGCCTTTACTGATGCTGAAAGGCAATGCAAGTCTAACcaacattgatggaagcaacaacaCGGATTCATTTGCTTATTCATCCAGACTCACAAAG GGAAAACCATCAACCTCTTCTCAGCCAGGATCTGACATCAGGATCCCACCAGTAGTAACCAGGAAGCATTCTGCCATCATCAGAGAG GAAAGAAAGATGCACTACTACAAAGACCTGTGTCAgcaggtggaggagaagagacaacaaaaagtgagggagaggagaaggattACCACCGCCGAACAAACT CACAACGAGACAATGCAGTTCTGCACCTGGGGGATGCCAGGGAGCGGAGCCCCAAACTACCACCTGGACTCTGTGAGAAGGAACAAGTTCAGTTGCACAGGAATGATACCCCAGGAACAG CTCCGCTGTAAAGGCTTCAGCGGGATCCCTTTTCATCTGCATGTCAAATGA
- the LOC129859303 gene encoding uncharacterized protein LOC129859303 isoform X2 — MKSVTKEFFCLTGETDQGRVSVSTRGASMRSSHTPGHCQGSESVLRRTVTLDYNDGDDYDDTVGIAEHTTKPEVTEGMSVPETQTRMKDQAKILLPLKPFSEGYEAAFLRDRMRRLCRRSEPPFSLFSPTESLQDILYRKTKHVFDYTVTDMKDKKPDVSRWGSNLSQCVRPAPFPVRKGFNVSTSRNSQRREQSIYQMTVIRKDHVGRPLLMLKGNASLTNIDGSNNTDSFAYSSRLTKGKPSTSSQPGSDIRIPPVVTRKHSAIIREERKMHYYKDLCQQVEEKRQQKVRERRRITTAEQTHNETMQFCTWGMPGSGAPNYHLDSVRRNKFSCTGMIPQEQLRCKGFSGIPFHLHVK; from the exons ATGAAAAGTGTCACGAAGGAGTTCTTCTGTCTCACTGGTGAGACGGACCAAGGGAGGGTGAGTGTGTCAACACGTGGAGCCAGTATGAGGAGCAGCCACACTCCTGGACACTGCCAAGGGAGTGAATCTGTGCTGCGCAG GACTGTGACCTTGGATTATAATGATGGTGATGACTATGATGATACAGTGGGAATCGCTGAACATACAACAAAACCAGAAGTCACAGAAG GGATGAGTGTACCAGAAACACAGACAAGGATGAAAGATCAGGCCAAGATACTG TTACCACTAAAGCCTTTCAGTGAGGGATATGAGGCTGCATTCCTCAGGGACAGAA TGCGAAGGCTCTGCAGAAGATCAGAACCTCCTTTCTCGCTGTTCTCCCCTACGGAAAGCCTGCAGGACATACTGTACAGGAAAACCAAGCATGTGTTTGACTACACAGTCACGGACATGAAAGACAAAAAGCCTG ATGTTTCAAGGTGGGGTTCCAATCTAAGCCAATGTGTTAGACCAGCCCCCTTCCCAGTACGGAAgggcttcaatgtatccacatctAGGAACAGCCAG AGAAGGGAACAATCAATTTATCAGATGACGGTGATCAGAAAAGATCATG TCGGTAGGCCTTTACTGATGCTGAAAGGCAATGCAAGTCTAACcaacattgatggaagcaacaacaCGGATTCATTTGCTTATTCATCCAGACTCACAAAG GGAAAACCATCAACCTCTTCTCAGCCAGGATCTGACATCAGGATCCCACCAGTAGTAACCAGGAAGCATTCTGCCATCATCAGAGAG GAAAGAAAGATGCACTACTACAAAGACCTGTGTCAgcaggtggaggagaagagacaacaaaaagtgagggagaggagaaggattACCACCGCCGAACAAACT CACAACGAGACAATGCAGTTCTGCACCTGGGGGATGCCAGGGAGCGGAGCCCCAAACTACCACCTGGACTCTGTGAGAAGGAACAAGTTCAGTTGCACAGGAATGATACCCCAGGAACAG CTCCGCTGTAAAGGCTTCAGCGGGATCCCTTTTCATCTGCATGTCAAATGA
- the LOC129859303 gene encoding uncharacterized protein LOC129859303 isoform X3, which yields METPESDQFKPTQEMQCPSIVGRRSVEMKSVTKEFFCLTGETDQGRVSVSTRGASMRSSHTPGHCQGSESVLRRTVTLDYNDGDDYDDTVGIAEHTTKPEVTEVRRLCRRSEPPFSLFSPTESLQDILYRKTKHVFDYTVTDMKDKKPDVSRWGSNLSQCVRPAPFPVRKGFNVSTSRNSQRREQSIYQMTVIRKDHVGRPLLMLKGNASLTNIDGSNNTDSFAYSSRLTKGKPSTSSQPGSDIRIPPVVTRKHSAIIREERKMHYYKDLCQQVEEKRQQKVRERRRITTAEQTHNETMQFCTWGMPGSGAPNYHLDSVRRNKFSCTGMIPQEQLRCKGFSGIPFHLHVK from the exons ATGGAGACTCCGGAAAGTGACCAGTTCAAACCTACTCAGGAAATGCAGTGTCCATCAATTGTG GGCAGGCGAAGTGTGGAGATGAAAAGTGTCACGAAGGAGTTCTTCTGTCTCACTGGTGAGACGGACCAAGGGAGGGTGAGTGTGTCAACACGTGGAGCCAGTATGAGGAGCAGCCACACTCCTGGACACTGCCAAGGGAGTGAATCTGTGCTGCGCAG GACTGTGACCTTGGATTATAATGATGGTGATGACTATGATGATACAGTGGGAATCGCTGAACATACAACAAAACCAGAAGTCACAGAAG TGCGAAGGCTCTGCAGAAGATCAGAACCTCCTTTCTCGCTGTTCTCCCCTACGGAAAGCCTGCAGGACATACTGTACAGGAAAACCAAGCATGTGTTTGACTACACAGTCACGGACATGAAAGACAAAAAGCCTG ATGTTTCAAGGTGGGGTTCCAATCTAAGCCAATGTGTTAGACCAGCCCCCTTCCCAGTACGGAAgggcttcaatgtatccacatctAGGAACAGCCAG AGAAGGGAACAATCAATTTATCAGATGACGGTGATCAGAAAAGATCATG TCGGTAGGCCTTTACTGATGCTGAAAGGCAATGCAAGTCTAACcaacattgatggaagcaacaacaCGGATTCATTTGCTTATTCATCCAGACTCACAAAG GGAAAACCATCAACCTCTTCTCAGCCAGGATCTGACATCAGGATCCCACCAGTAGTAACCAGGAAGCATTCTGCCATCATCAGAGAG GAAAGAAAGATGCACTACTACAAAGACCTGTGTCAgcaggtggaggagaagagacaacaaaaagtgagggagaggagaaggattACCACCGCCGAACAAACT CACAACGAGACAATGCAGTTCTGCACCTGGGGGATGCCAGGGAGCGGAGCCCCAAACTACCACCTGGACTCTGTGAGAAGGAACAAGTTCAGTTGCACAGGAATGATACCCCAGGAACAG CTCCGCTGTAAAGGCTTCAGCGGGATCCCTTTTCATCTGCATGTCAAATGA